From the Cervus elaphus chromosome 20, mCerEla1.1, whole genome shotgun sequence genome, one window contains:
- the GBA gene encoding lysosomal acid glucosylceramidase, which produces MELSSPSREECPVPRGRVEIMAASLMGLLLLHTVSWVSGARPCSPKSFGYSSVVCVCNATYCDSLDPLTLPDPGNFSRFESTRSGRRMELSLGTFQANRTGTGLLLTLQPDQKFQKVKGFGGAMTDAAALNILALSPAAQNLLLKSYFSEEGIEYNIIRVPMASCDFSIRTYTYDDSPDDFQLLNFSLPEEDVKLKIPLIHQALELANRSISLFASPWTSPTWLKTNGAVNGKGTLKGQPGNLYHKTWARYFVKFLDAYAEHKLRFWAVTAENEPTAGLLSGYPFQCLGFTPEHQRDFIARDLGPILANSTHRDVQLFMLDDQRLLLPRWAQVVLADPEAAKYVHGIAVHWYLDFLAPAKATLGETHRLFPNTMLFASEACVGSKFWEQSVRLGSWDRGMQYSHSIITNLLYHVVGWTDWNLALNPEGGPNWVRNFVDSPIIVDITKDTFYKQPMFYHLGHFSKFIPEGSQRVGLAASEKSDLDTVALLRPDGAAVVVVLNRSSKDVPLTIKDPAVGFMEIVSPGYSIHTYLWRRQ; this is translated from the exons ATGGAGCTTTCAAGTCCTTCCAGAGAG GAGTGTCCTGTGCCTCGGGGCAGAGTAGAGATCATGGCTGCCAGCCTCATGGGATTACTTCTACTCCACACAGTGTCGTGGGTATCAG GTGCCCGCCCCTGCAGCCCTAAAAGCTTTGGCTACAGCTCCGTGGTGTGTGTCTGCAATGCTACATACTGTGATTCTCTTGACCCCTTGACCCTGCCTGACCCTGGCAACTTCAGCCGCTTTGAGAGCACACGCAGCGGGCGCCGAATGGAGCTGAGTCTGGGGACCTTCCAGGCCAATCGCACAGGCACAG GGTTGCTGTTGACCCTGCAGCCAGATCAGAAGTTCCAGAAAGTGAAGGGATTTGGAGGGGCCATGACGGATGCTGCTGCCCTCAACATCCTTGCCCTGTCACCTGCTGCACAGAATCTGCTACTCAAATCGTACTTCTCTGAAGAAG GAATTGAATACAACATCATCCGGGTCCCCATGGCCAGCTGTGACTTCTCCATCCGCACCTATACCTATGACGACAGCCCTGATGACTTCCAGTTGCTCAACTTCAGCCTTCCAGAGGAAGATGTCAAGCTCAAG ATACCACTGATTCACCAAGCTCTGGAGTTGGCCAACCGCTCCATCTCACTGTTTGCCAGTCCCTGGACATCACCCACTTGGCTCAAGACCAATGGGGCCGTGAATGGGAAGGGGACACTCAAGGGTCAGCCAGGGAATCTCTACCACAAGACCTGGGCCAGATACTTTGTCAA GTTCCTGGATGCCTACGCTGAGCACAAGTTACGGTTCTGGGCAGTGACAGCCGAGAACGAGCCTACTGCAGGGCTCCTTAGCGGGTACCCCTTCCAGTGCTTGGGTTTCACTCCTGAGCACCAGCGAGACTTCATTGCCCGTGACCTGGGTCCCATCCTCGCCAACAGTACACACCGCGACGTCCAACTGTTCATGCTGGATGACCAGCGCTTGCTATTGCCTCGCTGGGCCCAGGTG GTGCTGGCAGACCCAGAAGCAGCTAAGTATGTTCATGGCATCGCTGTGCATTGGTACCTGGACTTCCTGGCTCCAGCAAAAGCCACCCTGGGGGAGACGCACCGCCTGTTCCCCAACACCATGCTCTTTGCCTCAGAGGCCTGTGTGGGCTCCAAGTTCTGGGAGCAGAGTGTGCGGCTGGGCTCCTGGGATCGAGGGATGCAGTACAGTCACAGCATCATCACA AACCTACTCTACCACGTGGTCGGCTGGACTGACTGGAACCTCGCCTTAAACCCTGAAGGGGGACCCAACTGGGTGCGCAACTTTGTTGATAGCCCCATCATTGTGGATATCACCAAGGACACATTTTACAAACAGCCTATGTTTTACCACCTTGGCCACTTCAG CAAGTTCATCCCTGAGGGCTCGCAGAGAGTGGGGCTGGCTGCCAGTGAGAAGAGTGACTTGGACACGGTGGCACTGTTACGTCCTGACGGCGCTGCAGTTGTGGTCGTGCTGAACCG ctcctcTAAGGATGTGCCTCTCACCATCAAGGATCCCGCCGTGGGCTTCATGGAAATTGTCTCACCTGGCTACTCCATTCACACCTACCTGTGGCGTCGCCAGTGA
- the MTX1 gene encoding metaxin-1 isoform X1, with the protein MAAPMELFCWSGGWGLPSVDLDSLAVLTYARFTGAPLKVHKITNPWRSPSGTLPALRTSHGEVISVPHKIITHLRKEQQATDWAQARGPPQEKLLALPLLRSEVKVGGARQEASLLEEVSLQSPSIHFSPWTFPPQKYNADYDLSARQGADTLAFMSLLEEKLLPVLIHTFWVDAKNYVEVTRKWYAEAMPFPLNFFLPGRMQRQYMERLQLLCGEHRPEDEEELEKELYQEARECLTLLSQRLGSQKFFFGDAPASLDAFVFSYLALLQQAKLPSGKLQAHLRGLHNLCAYCTHILSLYFPWEGAEAPPPRQTPANPETEEEPYRRRNQILTVLAGLAAMAGYALLSGIVSIQRAPSARAPGTQALGMAEEDEEE; encoded by the exons ATGGCGGCGCCCATGGAGCTGTTCTGCTGgtcagggggctgggggctgccgtCAGTGGACCTGGACAGCCTGGCCGTGCTG ACCTATGCCAGATTTACTGGTGCCCCACTCAAGGTGCACAAGATCACCAACCCCTGGCGGAGTCCTTCAG GAACTCTGCCTGCCCTTCGGACCAGTCATGGAGAGGTCATCTCAGTACCACACAAGATCATCACCCACCTTCGAAAAGAG CAACAGGCTACTGACTGGGCCCAGGCGAGGGGGCCTCCGCAAGAAAAGCTCCTTGCTCTACCTCTGCTGCGCTCAGAGGTCAAGGTGGGTGGTGCCAGACAAGAGGCCTCCCTCCTTGAGGAAGTGTCCCTGCAGTCCCCCAGCATCCACTTCTCACCATGGACGTTTCCTCCACAGAAGTACAATGCTGATTACGACCTGTCAGCCCGGCAAGGAGCAGACACCTTGGCTTTCATGTCTTTGCTGGAGGAGAAGCTGCTCCCAGTGCTG ATACATACTTTTTGGGTAGACGCCAAGAACTATGTAGAAGTGACCCGGAAGTGGTATGCAGAGGCTATGCCCTTTCCCCTCAACTTCTTCCTGCCTGGCCGCATGCAGCGGCAATACATGGAACGGCTGCAGCTGCTGTGTGGGGAGCACAGGCCTGAGGAtgaggaggagctggagaaggag CTATACCAGGAGGCCCGAGAATGCCTGACTCTTCTCTCTCAGCGCCTGGGCTCTCAGaaattcttctttggagatgc CCCCGCCTCCCTGGATGCCTTCGTCTTCAGCTACCTGGCCCTGCTGCAACAGGCGAAGCTGCCCAGTGGGAAACTGCAGGCCCACCTGCGGGGGCTGCACAATCTCTGTGCCTATTGCACCCACATCCTCAGCCTATACTTCCCCTGGGAAGGAG cTGAGGCACCACCTCCACGCCAGACACCAGCGAACCCAGAGACTGAGGAGGAGCCGTACCGGCGCCGGAACCAGATCCTAACCGTGTTGGCGGGGCTGGCAGCCATGGCCGGCTACGCCTTACTCAGCGGCATTGTCTCCATCCAGCGGGCACCATCTGCCCGGGCCCCAGGCACCCAGGCCCTGGGCATGGCTGAGGAGGATGAAGAGGAATGA
- the MTX1 gene encoding metaxin-1 isoform X2, which produces MAAPMELFCWSGGWGLPSVDLDSLAVLTYARFTGAPLKVHKITNPWRSPSGTLPALRTSHGEVISVPHKIITHLRKEQQATDWAQARGPPQEKLLALPLLRSEVKKYNADYDLSARQGADTLAFMSLLEEKLLPVLIHTFWVDAKNYVEVTRKWYAEAMPFPLNFFLPGRMQRQYMERLQLLCGEHRPEDEEELEKELYQEARECLTLLSQRLGSQKFFFGDAPASLDAFVFSYLALLQQAKLPSGKLQAHLRGLHNLCAYCTHILSLYFPWEGAEAPPPRQTPANPETEEEPYRRRNQILTVLAGLAAMAGYALLSGIVSIQRAPSARAPGTQALGMAEEDEEE; this is translated from the exons ATGGCGGCGCCCATGGAGCTGTTCTGCTGgtcagggggctgggggctgccgtCAGTGGACCTGGACAGCCTGGCCGTGCTG ACCTATGCCAGATTTACTGGTGCCCCACTCAAGGTGCACAAGATCACCAACCCCTGGCGGAGTCCTTCAG GAACTCTGCCTGCCCTTCGGACCAGTCATGGAGAGGTCATCTCAGTACCACACAAGATCATCACCCACCTTCGAAAAGAG CAACAGGCTACTGACTGGGCCCAGGCGAGGGGGCCTCCGCAAGAAAAGCTCCTTGCTCTACCTCTGCTGCGCTCAGAGGTCAAG AAGTACAATGCTGATTACGACCTGTCAGCCCGGCAAGGAGCAGACACCTTGGCTTTCATGTCTTTGCTGGAGGAGAAGCTGCTCCCAGTGCTG ATACATACTTTTTGGGTAGACGCCAAGAACTATGTAGAAGTGACCCGGAAGTGGTATGCAGAGGCTATGCCCTTTCCCCTCAACTTCTTCCTGCCTGGCCGCATGCAGCGGCAATACATGGAACGGCTGCAGCTGCTGTGTGGGGAGCACAGGCCTGAGGAtgaggaggagctggagaaggag CTATACCAGGAGGCCCGAGAATGCCTGACTCTTCTCTCTCAGCGCCTGGGCTCTCAGaaattcttctttggagatgc CCCCGCCTCCCTGGATGCCTTCGTCTTCAGCTACCTGGCCCTGCTGCAACAGGCGAAGCTGCCCAGTGGGAAACTGCAGGCCCACCTGCGGGGGCTGCACAATCTCTGTGCCTATTGCACCCACATCCTCAGCCTATACTTCCCCTGGGAAGGAG cTGAGGCACCACCTCCACGCCAGACACCAGCGAACCCAGAGACTGAGGAGGAGCCGTACCGGCGCCGGAACCAGATCCTAACCGTGTTGGCGGGGCTGGCAGCCATGGCCGGCTACGCCTTACTCAGCGGCATTGTCTCCATCCAGCGGGCACCATCTGCCCGGGCCCCAGGCACCCAGGCCCTGGGCATGGCTGAGGAGGATGAAGAGGAATGA
- the MTX1 gene encoding metaxin-1 isoform X3: MAAPMELFCWSGGWGLPSVDLDSLAVLTYARFTGAPLKVHKITNPWRSPSGTLPALRTSHGEVISVPHKIITHLRKEKYNADYDLSARQGADTLAFMSLLEEKLLPVLIHTFWVDAKNYVEVTRKWYAEAMPFPLNFFLPGRMQRQYMERLQLLCGEHRPEDEEELEKELYQEARECLTLLSQRLGSQKFFFGDAPASLDAFVFSYLALLQQAKLPSGKLQAHLRGLHNLCAYCTHILSLYFPWEGAEAPPPRQTPANPETEEEPYRRRNQILTVLAGLAAMAGYALLSGIVSIQRAPSARAPGTQALGMAEEDEEE, encoded by the exons ATGGCGGCGCCCATGGAGCTGTTCTGCTGgtcagggggctgggggctgccgtCAGTGGACCTGGACAGCCTGGCCGTGCTG ACCTATGCCAGATTTACTGGTGCCCCACTCAAGGTGCACAAGATCACCAACCCCTGGCGGAGTCCTTCAG GAACTCTGCCTGCCCTTCGGACCAGTCATGGAGAGGTCATCTCAGTACCACACAAGATCATCACCCACCTTCGAAAAGAG AAGTACAATGCTGATTACGACCTGTCAGCCCGGCAAGGAGCAGACACCTTGGCTTTCATGTCTTTGCTGGAGGAGAAGCTGCTCCCAGTGCTG ATACATACTTTTTGGGTAGACGCCAAGAACTATGTAGAAGTGACCCGGAAGTGGTATGCAGAGGCTATGCCCTTTCCCCTCAACTTCTTCCTGCCTGGCCGCATGCAGCGGCAATACATGGAACGGCTGCAGCTGCTGTGTGGGGAGCACAGGCCTGAGGAtgaggaggagctggagaaggag CTATACCAGGAGGCCCGAGAATGCCTGACTCTTCTCTCTCAGCGCCTGGGCTCTCAGaaattcttctttggagatgc CCCCGCCTCCCTGGATGCCTTCGTCTTCAGCTACCTGGCCCTGCTGCAACAGGCGAAGCTGCCCAGTGGGAAACTGCAGGCCCACCTGCGGGGGCTGCACAATCTCTGTGCCTATTGCACCCACATCCTCAGCCTATACTTCCCCTGGGAAGGAG cTGAGGCACCACCTCCACGCCAGACACCAGCGAACCCAGAGACTGAGGAGGAGCCGTACCGGCGCCGGAACCAGATCCTAACCGTGTTGGCGGGGCTGGCAGCCATGGCCGGCTACGCCTTACTCAGCGGCATTGTCTCCATCCAGCGGGCACCATCTGCCCGGGCCCCAGGCACCCAGGCCCTGGGCATGGCTGAGGAGGATGAAGAGGAATGA
- the THBS3 gene encoding thrombospondin-3: METQELRGALALLLLCTFASASQDLQVIDLLTVGESRQMIAVVEKIRTALLTTGDIYLLSTFRLPPKQGGVLFGLYSRQDNTRWLEASVVGKINKVLVRYQREDGKVHAVNLQQAGLADGRTHTALLRLRGPSKPSPALQLYVDCKLGDQHAGLPALAPIPPAEVSGLEIRTGQKAYLRMQGFVESMKMILGGSMARVGALSECPFQGDESIHSAVTNALHSILGEQTKALVTQLTLFNQILVELRDDIRDQVKEMSLIRNTIMECQVCGFHEQRSHCSPNPCFRGVDCMEVYEYPGYRCGPCPPGLQGNGTHCTDINECAHADPCFPGSSCINTMPGFHCEACPRGYKGTRVSGVGIDYARASKQVCNDVDECNDGNNGGCDPNSVCTNTVGSFKCGPCRLGFVGNQSQGCSPARTCHSPAHSPCHVHAHCLFERNGAVSCSCNVGWAGNGNVCGPDTDIDGYPDQALPCMDNNKHCKQDNCLLTPNSGQEDADNDGVGDQCDDDADGDGIKNVEDNCRLFPNKDQQNSDTDSFGDACDNCPNVPNNDQKDTDGNGEGDACDNDVDGDGIPNGLDNCPKVPNPLQTDRDEDGVGDACDSCPEMSNPTQTDADSDLVGDVCDTNEDSDGDGHQDTKDNCPQLPNSSQLDSDNDGLGDECDGDDDNDGVPDYVPPGPDNCRLVPNPNQKDSDGNGVGDVCEDDFDNDAVVDPLDVCPESAEVTLTDFRAYQTVVLDPEGDAQIDPNWVVLNQGMEIVQTMNSDPGLAVGYTAFNGVDFEGTFHVNTVTDDDYAGFLFSYQDSGRFYVVMWKQTEQTYWQATPFRAVAQPGLQLKAVTSVSGPGEHLRNALWHTGNTPDQVRLLWTDPRNVGWRDKTSYRWQLLHRPQVGYIRVKLYEGPQLVADSGVIIDTSMRGGRLGVFCFSQENIIWSNLQYRCNDTVPEDFEPFRRQLLQGRV, from the exons ATGGAGACACAGGAACTTCGGGGGGCCCTGGCTCTTCTCCTCCTTTGCACTTTCGCGTCTGCCAGTCAGGACCTGCAGG TGATCGACCTGCTGACGGTGGGCGAGTCCCGGCAGATGATAGCTGTTGTGGAGAAGATCCGGACTGCCCTGCTCACCACTGGGGACATCTATCTCTTGTCCACCTTCCGCCTGCCCCCCAAGCAGGGTGGTGTCCTTTTTGGCCTCTACTCTCGCCAGGACAACACACGATGGCTGGAGGCCTCTGTCGTCGGCAAGATCAACAAAG TGCTGGTGCGGTACCAGCGGGAGGATGGCAAAGTGCATGCAGTGAACCTCCAGCAAGCAGGCCTGGCTGACGGGCGCACACACACGGCTCTCCTGCGACTCCGAGGTCCGTCCaaacccagccctgccctgcagcTCTATGTGGACTGCAAACTGGGTGACCAGCATGCTGGACTTCCGGCACTGGCCCCCATTCCTCCAGCAGAGGTCAGTGGGCTGGAGATTAGGACTGGACAGAAGGCTTATTTGAGAATGCAG GGCTTCGTGGAATCCATGAAAATGATTCTGGGTGGGTCCATGGCCCGGGTTGGAGCCCTGAGTGAGTGTCCATTCCAGGGAGACGAGTCCATCCACAGTGCAG TGACCAACGCACTCCACTCCATCCTAG GGGAGCAGACCAAGGCCTTGGTCACCCAGCTCACCCTCTTCAACCAGATCCTGGTGGAACTGCGAGATGACATCCGAGACCAG GTGAAAGAAATGTCCCTGATCCGAAACACCATCATGGAGTGTCAGGTGTGCG GATTCCACGAACAGCGTTCCCACTGCAGCCCCAACCCCTGCTTCCGAGGCGTGGACTGCATGGAAGTGTACGAGTATCCCGGCTACCGCTGTgggccctgccctcctggccTGCAGGGCAACGGCACCCACTGCACAGACATCAATGAG TGTGCTCACGCGGACCCTTGTTTCCCGGGCTCCAGCTGCATCAACACCATGCCTGGCTTCCACTGTGAGGCCTGTCCCCGAGGCTACAAAGGCACACGGGTGTCTGGTGTGGGCATTGACTACGCCCGGGCCAGCAAACAG GTCTGCAACGATGTTGATGAATGCAATGATGGCAACAACGGTGGCTGTGACCCGAACTCTGTCTGCACCAACACTGTG GGCTCTTTCAAGTGTGGTCCATGTCGCTTGGGCTTTGTGGGTAACCAGAGCCAAGGCTGCTCCCCGGCCCGGACCTGCCACAGCCCGGCGCACAGCCCTTGCCACGTGCATGCTCACTGTCTCTTTGAGCGCAACGGTGCAGTGTCCTGCTCG TGTAACGTGGGCTGGGCCGGGAATGGGAATGTGTGTGGCCCCGACACGGACATCGATGGCTACCCGGACCAGGCACTGCCCTGCATGGACAACAACAAACACTGCAAGCAG GACAACTGCCTTCTGACACCCAACTCTGGGCAGGAAGATGCCGACAACGATGGCGTGGGGGACCAGTGTGACGATGACGCTGACGGGGATGGCATCAAGAATGTTGAG gaCAACTGCCGGCTGTTCCCCAACAAGGACCAGCAAAACTCAGATACAGATTCATTTGGTGATGCCTGTGACAACTGCCCCAACGTTCCCAACAATGACCAGAAAGACACAGATGGCAACGGGGAAGGGGATGCCTGTGACAACGACGTAGATGGCGACG GCATCCCTAATGGACTGGACAACTGCCCTAAAGTCCCCAACCCCCTGCAGACAGACAGGGatgaggatggggtgggagatgctTGCGACAGCTGCCCTGAAATGAGCAATCCCACCCAG ACAGATGCAGACAGTGACCTGGTGGGAGATGTCTGTGACACCAATGAAGACAG TGATGGGGATGGACATCAGGACACCAAGGACAACTGCCCACAGCTGCCCAACAGCTCCCAGCTGGACTCAGACAACGACGGACTTGGAGATGAGTGTGATGGGGACGATGACAATGATGGTGTTCCGGATTACGTGCCTCCTGGTCCTGATAACTGTCGCCTGGTACCCAATCCGAATCAGAAGGACTCAGATG GCAATGGCGTTGGTGATGTGTGTGAGGATGACTTTGACAATGATGCAGTGGTCGACCCCCTGGATGTGTGTCCTGAAAGTGCAGAGGTAACCCTCACGGATTTTCGTGCCTATCAGACCGTGGTCCTGGATCCTGAGGGTGATGCTCAGATTGACCCCAACTGGGTCGTGCTCAACCAG GGCATGGAAATTGTTCAGACCATGAACAGTGACCCCGGCCTGGCAGTTG GATATACAGCTTTCAACGGTGTGGACTTTGAAGGCACCTTCCATGTGAACACTGTGACCGACGACGACTACGCAGGCTTTCTCTTCAGTTATCAGGACAGCGGCCGCTTCTACGTGGTCATGTGGAAGCAAACAGAGCAGACCTACTGGCAGGCCACGCCTTTCCGGGCTGTTGCCCAGCCAGGGCTGCAGCTCAAG GCAGTGACATCAGTGTCTGGCCCAGGTGAGCACCTCAGGAACGCCTTGTGGCATACAGGCAATACTCCTGATCAGGTACGACTGCTGTGGACTGATCCACGAAATGTGGGCTGGCGTGACAAGACCTCCTACCGCTGGCAGCTGCTGCACCGGCCTCAAGTTGGCTATATTCG GGTGAAGCTATACGAGGGTCCCCAGCTAGTGGCCGATTCTGGGGTGATCATTGACACATCCATGAGAGGGGGGCGTCTTGGTGTATTCTGCTTCTCCCAAGAAAACATCATTTGGTCCAATCTCCAGTATCGATGCAATG ACACAGTGCCCGAGGACTTTGAGCCATTCCGGAGGCAGCTGCTtcagggaagagtgtga